A genomic region of Stenotrophomonas sp. NA06056 contains the following coding sequences:
- a CDS encoding TonB-dependent receptor: MNPAARRRCLPLSALLLSPLAVGAAPSPTVLPTVQVQAARVPGVDPFALPASLDTVWIDADRSGANAQLSEALGGVPGLLARDRQNFAQDTQLSIRGFGARSTFGVRGVRVLIDGVPATMPDGQGQLSHASLLGAERIEVLRGPFSALYGNSSGGVLQVWSAQGQTGDPWRLRVNAGADNTLSVGAQLRGAGRGIDYNVAANHFSTDGWRDHSRARRESLNARLGTDLAGGRLELLLNALHAPNAQDPLGLTRAQVAADPRQATALADQYNTRKSVRQQQAGLRWTREAGAQRWQLMGYAGQRAVSQYLPIPPGPQANPLHAGGVIDLDGGYGGLDARWGWNGDLWGRPLDLVAGVNADRQRQHRTGYENFIGSTVGVRGRVRRDQIDIVQNVDQFAQAWWQWSPRWSLLAGVRHSTVRFESNDRYMVGRNPDDSGHRRYQATTPVAGVSVEATPQWRLHAALGRGFETPTFNELGYRADGQARLALDLAAARSRSLEVGSKWHAQDGRQLDVSLFRADTDDELAVASNTNGRSTYRNIGSTRRQGVELQYRQPLAEQLELQLAWTWLQAQVRSPYLACAASNCAVPDTVVAAGSRLPGVPRQQAYARLQWSPGDWQWALEAAASSDVVVNDIATERAPGYALLNLEAGRSWRLQAGELRAFARIDNVLDQRYIGSVIVNDGNGRFFEPGPDRRASVGLQWSWR; encoded by the coding sequence ATGAATCCCGCCGCGCGACGTCGTTGCCTTCCCCTGTCCGCCCTGCTGCTATCGCCTTTGGCGGTGGGCGCCGCGCCCTCGCCGACGGTCCTGCCGACGGTGCAGGTGCAGGCCGCGCGGGTGCCTGGCGTGGATCCCTTCGCCCTGCCCGCCAGCCTGGATACGGTGTGGATCGATGCCGACCGTAGCGGCGCCAACGCGCAGCTGTCCGAGGCGCTGGGTGGGGTGCCGGGCCTGCTGGCCCGGGACCGGCAGAACTTCGCGCAGGACACCCAGCTGTCGATCCGTGGCTTCGGCGCACGCTCGACCTTCGGCGTGCGCGGGGTGCGGGTGCTGATTGATGGCGTACCGGCGACCATGCCCGATGGCCAGGGTCAGCTGTCGCACGCCAGCCTGCTCGGTGCGGAGCGCATCGAGGTGCTGCGGGGGCCGTTCTCGGCCCTGTACGGCAACTCGTCCGGTGGCGTGCTGCAGGTGTGGAGCGCACAGGGTCAAACCGGTGACCCCTGGCGGCTGCGGGTGAACGCGGGTGCCGACAACACGCTCAGCGTCGGTGCGCAGTTGCGCGGGGCGGGCAGGGGCATCGACTACAACGTGGCCGCCAACCATTTCAGCACCGACGGTTGGCGCGATCACAGCCGTGCACGTCGCGAATCGTTGAACGCGCGGCTGGGCACCGACCTCGCGGGCGGCCGCCTGGAACTGCTGCTCAACGCGCTGCACGCGCCGAACGCGCAGGACCCGCTGGGCCTGACCCGCGCGCAGGTAGCGGCCGACCCGCGTCAGGCCACGGCGTTGGCCGACCAGTACAACACCCGCAAATCAGTGCGCCAGCAGCAGGCCGGCCTGCGCTGGACCCGTGAAGCCGGTGCGCAGCGCTGGCAGCTGATGGGCTATGCCGGGCAGCGCGCGGTGAGCCAGTACCTGCCGATTCCGCCGGGACCGCAGGCCAACCCATTGCACGCCGGTGGCGTGATCGACCTGGATGGCGGCTACGGCGGGCTGGACGCGCGCTGGGGCTGGAACGGCGATCTGTGGGGCCGCCCGCTGGATCTGGTGGCGGGGGTGAATGCTGACCGCCAGCGCCAGCACCGCACTGGCTACGAGAACTTCATCGGCAGCACCGTGGGGGTACGCGGCCGCGTGCGCCGCGACCAGATCGACATCGTGCAGAACGTGGATCAGTTCGCCCAGGCGTGGTGGCAGTGGAGCCCGCGCTGGTCGTTGCTGGCCGGGGTGCGCCACAGCACGGTGCGCTTCGAATCGAATGATCGCTACATGGTCGGGCGCAACCCGGACGACAGTGGCCATCGCCGCTACCAGGCCACCACGCCGGTGGCCGGTGTCAGCGTCGAGGCAACCCCGCAGTGGCGCCTGCACGCGGCCCTGGGCCGTGGTTTTGAAACCCCGACCTTCAACGAGCTCGGCTACCGCGCTGATGGCCAGGCCAGGCTGGCGCTGGATCTGGCGGCTGCGCGCAGCCGCAGCCTGGAAGTGGGCAGCAAGTGGCATGCGCAGGATGGAAGGCAGCTCGATGTCAGCCTGTTCCGTGCAGATACCGACGATGAGCTGGCCGTTGCCAGCAACACCAATGGCCGCAGCACGTATCGCAACATCGGCAGCACCCGTCGCCAGGGTGTGGAGCTGCAGTACCGGCAGCCGCTGGCTGAGCAGCTGGAACTGCAGCTGGCCTGGACCTGGCTGCAGGCGCAGGTGCGCTCGCCCTACCTGGCCTGTGCGGCCAGCAACTGCGCAGTGCCCGACACCGTAGTTGCTGCCGGCAGCCGCCTGCCCGGCGTGCCCCGGCAGCAGGCGTATGCCCGCCTGCAGTGGTCGCCAGGGGACTGGCAGTGGGCGCTGGAAGCTGCCGCCAGCAGCGACGTGGTGGTGAACGACATCGCTACCGAGCGCGCACCGGGATACGCGCTGCTGAACCTGGAAGCCGGCCGCAGCTGGAGGCTGCAGGCCGGTGAACTGCGCGCCTTCGCGCGTATCGACAACGTGCTGGACCAGCGCTACATCGGCTCGGTGATCGTTAACGACGGTAATGGCCGGTTCTTTGAGCCCGGGCCGGACCGCCGCGCCAGCGTGGGGCTGCAGTGGTCATGGCGCTGA